A single region of the Deltaproteobacteria bacterium genome encodes:
- a CDS encoding MFS transporter, whose product MKDEGFVKPATRSWRWFVFGIASSNFFLSQFYRASNAVIAPQLIRDLSLSTEELGLLSAAFFYAFALTQIPISMTLDRIGPRRLMTGLSLLGIAGALIFSLADSMAWGLIGRLLLGVGMACNLMGTFKLLTTWFGPERFATLSGIVFSIGTAGNMSATTPLVLMVDRLGWRGGFQLIAAVNLLIVLVFFLLVRDRPEEEISSDAPVPEGKPSPRGIWGDLPRLFRRRDYWIISFGTFVSYGVFSAFQNLWAGPFLMDVLKFSPVKSGNAIFLLNLGMLLGGPLMGAASDRVFHGRKWVVILGHVFLSFTVLSLAGLPVESGFVLVAGLFLGFGLFRASGLLMYPHIKDLMPIEMAGTAMTGINFFTMIGSAAFLHGLGSLMQALYPGASRGHDAFQAAFILCGVCLLGVVVLYCFTRESGKTGAQSSMFKAARE is encoded by the coding sequence ATGAAGGATGAGGGTTTTGTGAAACCAGCTACACGTTCATGGCGATGGTTTGTTTTTGGTATCGCCTCGTCTAATTTTTTCCTCTCACAGTTCTACAGGGCCTCCAATGCCGTCATCGCACCCCAGCTCATCAGGGACCTTTCCCTTTCGACCGAAGAACTGGGATTGCTTTCCGCCGCCTTTTTTTACGCCTTTGCCTTGACCCAGATTCCAATCAGCATGACCCTGGACAGGATCGGTCCAAGGCGGCTCATGACAGGCCTTTCTCTACTGGGGATTGCAGGGGCCTTGATCTTCTCCCTCGCTGATTCCATGGCCTGGGGTCTTATCGGCCGGCTTCTTCTCGGAGTGGGCATGGCCTGTAACCTCATGGGGACCTTCAAGCTTCTTACTACGTGGTTTGGTCCCGAGCGTTTCGCCACCCTATCGGGAATCGTTTTTTCCATCGGGACGGCGGGCAATATGTCCGCCACAACGCCGCTGGTCCTGATGGTCGATCGGCTCGGGTGGCGCGGCGGTTTCCAACTGATCGCCGCTGTCAATCTCCTGATCGTCCTGGTGTTTTTCCTCCTGGTGCGGGACAGGCCCGAAGAAGAGATCTCCTCTGATGCCCCTGTGCCGGAAGGAAAGCCCTCACCAAGGGGAATATGGGGGGATCTCCCCCGCCTTTTCCGGAGACGGGATTACTGGATTATCTCTTTCGGGACATTCGTGAGTTACGGTGTTTTTTCCGCATTCCAGAACCTTTGGGCGGGCCCGTTTCTCATGGACGTATTGAAATTCTCTCCGGTAAAGTCCGGAAATGCGATTTTTCTCCTGAACCTCGGCATGCTCCTGGGAGGACCGCTCATGGGGGCCGCCTCGGACAGGGTTTTTCACGGCAGGAAATGGGTGGTGATCCTGGGCCATGTATTCCTTTCATTCACCGTATTGAGCCTTGCGGGATTGCCGGTTGAATCCGGATTCGTACTGGTTGCCGGCCTCTTCTTGGGGTTCGGCCTGTTCCGGGCCTCAGGTCTTTTGATGTATCCGCATATAAAGGACCTGATGCCGATTGAAATGGCCGGAACGGCCATGACCGGGATCAACTTCTTTACCATGATCGGTTCGGCCGCCTTCCTCCATGGCCTTGGAAGCCTCATGCAGGCCCTCTACCCCGGGGCTTCAAGGGGGCACGATGCCTTCCAGGCGGCGTTCATCCTGTGTGGTGTTTGCCTTTTGGGCGTTGTAGTACTTTACTGTTTTACCCGGGAAAGTGGAAAAACAGGCGCTCAATCCTCCATGTTCAAGGCCGCGCGGGAGTGA
- a CDS encoding FAD-binding oxidoreductase, translated as MDIVTDPDILSAYNQDALGLQGNFEGVFRPSREEEIIEFLGQCAAEGKCVTAQGLRSSLTGASVCDRGYALSLEKMNRIIDIDVKRRRALVQPGVITEDFRKAVAEAGLFYPLDPTSAGECTIGGNVATNASGSGTLKYGSTGDWVRRVRVVDGLGRLVEAGRNASEKHSAGYGALVHPLRLFLGSEGTLGIVTEIEFALHPRPPESFLVMVFFMGIEDALNFVIEARESRKYSPRSMEFLDEACLEILRPRAEGISIPGEARVMLYFEQEYRDEEDREKRLENWLRLIERYTRLDQDTQVALSDRQKRHLLDLRHHVPQAMNEESARAVRNGGCKISTDWAVPYRRLPELFTYYDSIKDLLGDMLVVRFAHLGEGHPHFNFIARNEMEKQVAEHVDFLLARKAVELGGTVAGEHGIGKMKREHLSLEYPERVIEAMKAIKKVFDPKGILAPGNIFP; from the coding sequence ATGGATATTGTGACGGATCCTGACATCCTTTCAGCATACAACCAAGACGCACTTGGACTTCAGGGGAACTTCGAGGGTGTGTTTCGTCCATCGAGGGAAGAGGAAATAATCGAATTCCTGGGCCAGTGTGCAGCCGAGGGAAAATGTGTGACGGCCCAGGGCCTGCGTTCTTCCCTGACAGGGGCCTCTGTCTGCGACAGGGGCTACGCACTTTCCCTGGAGAAGATGAACCGAATCATTGACATTGACGTCAAGAGGAGAAGGGCCCTGGTTCAACCCGGGGTGATCACGGAGGATTTCAGAAAGGCCGTGGCTGAGGCCGGACTGTTCTATCCCTTGGATCCCACAAGCGCCGGGGAATGCACCATCGGCGGGAACGTGGCAACGAATGCATCCGGGTCCGGCACCTTGAAGTACGGCAGCACCGGGGACTGGGTGCGAAGAGTCCGGGTTGTGGATGGACTGGGGAGGCTCGTCGAGGCGGGGAGGAATGCTTCCGAGAAGCATAGCGCAGGATATGGTGCCCTGGTTCATCCTTTGCGTCTTTTCCTGGGATCGGAAGGCACCCTCGGAATCGTCACCGAAATCGAATTTGCCTTGCATCCCCGGCCCCCTGAATCATTTCTCGTCATGGTTTTCTTTATGGGAATCGAGGACGCATTGAACTTCGTAATCGAGGCCCGTGAGAGTAGAAAGTATTCTCCAAGAAGCATGGAGTTCCTGGATGAAGCCTGCCTGGAAATTCTGCGGCCCAGAGCCGAAGGAATATCCATTCCCGGGGAGGCCCGTGTCATGCTCTACTTTGAACAGGAATACCGTGACGAGGAGGACAGGGAAAAGAGACTCGAAAATTGGCTTCGGTTGATCGAGCGCTATACAAGGCTGGATCAGGACACCCAGGTAGCCCTAAGTGACCGCCAGAAGAGACACCTGCTTGATCTTCGCCACCATGTCCCCCAGGCAATGAACGAGGAGAGCGCCCGGGCTGTCAGGAACGGTGGATGCAAGATTTCAACTGACTGGGCTGTGCCTTACCGCAGGTTGCCGGAACTGTTCACATACTACGATAGCATCAAAGATCTTCTCGGCGATATGCTCGTTGTTCGGTTCGCTCATCTTGGAGAAGGCCATCCTCACTTCAATTTCATCGCCAGGAATGAAATGGAGAAACAGGTGGCGGAGCATGTGGATTTCCTCCTGGCGAGGAAGGCGGTTGAACTGGGAGGTACGGTGGCAGGAGAGCACGGGATCGGTAAGATGAAACGAGAGCACTTGTCCCTTGAATACCCCGAGAGGGTGATCGAGGCGATGAAGGCCATAAAAAAGGTCTTTGATCCGAAAGGGATTCTTGCGCCCGGAAACATCTTTCCATAG
- a CDS encoding aminotransferase class IV — protein MFNHLQVWMNGKMVPWEQANVHVLSHGFSRGSAIFDVFGIHPGPKGPTAFRMDKHLERLFGSAELLGMEMAYTKEEVARAVSDSVKVNNISRGLIKVLAYYGEEAIISLVLDSKLDLAICGIPATHDLGLDQAEPIDICFSKWRKIHPATVPVEAKACSNYLNGMLARKDAVSRGFDLGILLTTEGYVAEGSIESVFMIKGGILKTPPLGNILSGITRMSILEAAPAIGIQTSEEQILPEDLIRADEIFVCHTGIKVLPVKRIEDRMLGEAPGPITRDIMKLMDDICNSRDERFKDWLQPVG, from the coding sequence ATGTTTAATCATTTGCAGGTATGGATGAACGGCAAAATGGTACCCTGGGAACAGGCGAATGTACATGTACTTTCTCATGGCTTCAGCCGAGGATCGGCCATTTTCGATGTATTCGGAATTCACCCGGGTCCGAAAGGTCCGACGGCATTCAGGATGGATAAGCACCTCGAGCGTCTTTTCGGGAGTGCCGAACTCCTGGGCATGGAAATGGCCTATACGAAGGAGGAAGTGGCAAGGGCGGTGTCGGATTCAGTAAAAGTGAATAACATCAGTCGAGGCCTCATAAAGGTCCTGGCTTACTACGGTGAAGAAGCGATCATCTCTCTGGTCCTGGACTCCAAACTCGATCTTGCTATCTGCGGAATCCCGGCAACCCACGATCTGGGTCTCGACCAAGCGGAACCCATTGATATCTGCTTCAGCAAATGGCGTAAAATACACCCGGCAACAGTACCCGTAGAAGCAAAGGCCTGTTCCAATTACCTGAACGGTATGCTGGCCCGTAAGGACGCCGTAAGCCGAGGTTTTGATCTCGGTATATTATTGACCACTGAAGGTTATGTTGCAGAGGGATCTATTGAATCAGTCTTTATGATCAAGGGCGGTATACTTAAGACCCCTCCACTGGGGAATATCCTCTCTGGCATCACCAGAATGTCCATCCTCGAAGCAGCCCCTGCGATTGGAATTCAAACATCCGAAGAACAAATTTTGCCTGAAGACTTGATAAGGGCAGACGAAATCTTTGTGTGCCATACCGGCATAAAGGTTCTCCCGGTCAAAAGGATAGAAGACAGGATGCTTGGAGAAGCGCCCGGGCCCATTACAAGAGATATAATGAAGCTTATGGATGATATCTGCAATTCCCGTGATGAGCGCTTTAAAGACTGGCTGCAACCGGTAGGCTGA
- the ald gene encoding alanine dehydrogenase, with product MKIGVPKEIKSAEKRVAVTPAGVKAFTDHGHQVFVEKRAGLGSGFRDEEYAKAGAAILDNPEVVWAESEMIIKVKEPIDPEFDRMRPGQILYTYLHLAADKELTQKLLDRKIVGIAYETVQLDDGSLPLLSPMSEVAGRLSIQMGAFSLEAKNGGMGILLSGVSGVRPASVTIIGGGVAGFSAAEVAVGFGAQVSILDNNPLRLRYLDDITDSRLVTIMSDPANIEEECLNSHLVICSVLIPGAKAPKLITREIVRRMMPGSAIVDISVDQGGCCETSHPTTHEDPTFIEEGVVHYCVANMPGAVPRTSTIALTNVTLAYGLAIADKGFEKAMAEDAALKKGLNLMNGQICYPAVAEAFGMGCAQVDF from the coding sequence ATGAAAATAGGCGTTCCCAAGGAGATCAAGTCTGCAGAAAAAAGGGTGGCGGTTACTCCGGCAGGGGTAAAGGCCTTTACTGATCATGGACACCAGGTATTTGTCGAAAAGAGAGCTGGATTGGGGTCCGGTTTCAGGGACGAGGAATATGCAAAAGCAGGGGCGGCGATTCTGGACAACCCCGAAGTTGTTTGGGCCGAATCGGAGATGATTATCAAAGTAAAGGAGCCTATAGACCCGGAATTTGATCGAATGAGACCCGGACAGATCCTTTACACCTACCTCCATCTTGCCGCAGACAAGGAATTAACCCAAAAACTCCTCGACAGAAAAATAGTAGGGATAGCCTATGAGACGGTTCAACTGGATGATGGATCCCTGCCGCTTCTCTCTCCAATGAGCGAGGTCGCCGGGCGGTTATCTATCCAAATGGGGGCGTTCAGCCTTGAAGCCAAGAATGGGGGCATGGGTATCTTGCTTTCCGGTGTCTCAGGAGTCCGCCCTGCCAGTGTTACGATCATCGGCGGAGGTGTCGCAGGGTTTTCAGCAGCAGAGGTAGCGGTTGGGTTCGGTGCCCAAGTCTCCATTCTGGACAATAACCCCTTACGCCTTCGCTATCTGGATGACATCACCGATTCACGTTTGGTGACTATCATGTCCGATCCGGCCAATATCGAGGAAGAATGCCTGAATAGCCACCTTGTCATCTGCTCCGTATTGATCCCAGGTGCCAAGGCACCAAAACTGATCACAAGGGAGATCGTCAGGCGCATGATGCCTGGCTCGGCCATAGTAGATATTTCAGTTGATCAGGGCGGATGTTGTGAAACCTCCCATCCCACCACCCATGAAGATCCCACTTTCATCGAAGAAGGCGTGGTCCATTATTGCGTTGCCAACATGCCGGGAGCCGTGCCCCGTACTTCCACCATAGCCCTCACAAACGTAACACTGGCCTACGGTCTGGCGATTGCCGACAAGGGGTTTGAAAAGGCTATGGCCGAGGATGCGGCGCTGAAAAAAGGGCTTAACCTGATGAACGGCCAGATTTGTTATCCCGCCGTAGCGGAGGCCTTTGGAATGGGCTGCGCACAGGTCGATTTCTAG